The Aminipila terrae nucleotide sequence CCTAACTTAAGAGATGAGGAACATTTAACTGCATTAAAGAAGTATATCGCCAGTAAAAGGGCTTTTCTCATAACCGAATCTGACATTGCCATTGGCGGTATGATGTTTAACTCAAATACAGGAAGTATCGATTTTCTTGCGGTACATCCCCTTTATGAAAAACAGGCTGTTTTTCAGACATTTTTAACAGTAGTAGCTGGAAATCTTGAGAAAAATAAAGAAATCAGTATCACTACCTTCAGGGAAGGAGACAAGGCCGATACAGGATACCGCAGGATACTCAAAACACTTGGCTTTAAAGAAGCAGAACTATTAACAGAGTTTGGATATCCCACACAAAGGATGGTTTTAATAAAGGGAGGATTACATGACAGATAAAAATAACACACCTAAAGAAATGTGCATTTTTCCGGATGAAATTGAGCACCTGCACAGGATTTGCGTCATGCTTGATGAGGCTATAAAACAGGCAAGTGATTCGGTGGAACGATTAGACAACGAATATATGGATACCAAGCGTTACATGGTACAGTATGGTGGTGAAATTGACCCCCATGAAATGTTCCAGAATGAACTGGCTTTAAAACAAATTGATAATCGGGGAGTCTTTGCATGTGAAGTTCGCAGTAAACTTATTAAAATGCAGGACTCCCCTTATTTTGCCCGTATGGACTTTCAGCGAACAAATATGAAAACGCCGGATACCATTTACATTGGCAGGTTTTCCTTCAGCCATGAGGATGAGTTGCTTATATCTGACTGGCGGTCACCGGTTGCAAGCATGTTTTATGATTTTGAAGTGGGGCCAGCAGGATACACGGCTCCCTCTGGACGGATTGAAGGGGAACTCCAGCGCAAACGGCAGTTTAAAATAAAAAATGGTAAGATGGAATATGCGTTGGAAAGTTCCATTAATATTCAAGATGACATCTTGCAGCGTGAATTAAGTTCCACTTCAGATGAAAAGATGAAATCAATCATTACAACCATTCAGAGAGAACAAAACCAGGTAATTCGGAATGATAAATCCAAAACCCTTCTGATTCAGGGCGTTGCAGGTTCCGGAAAGACATCCATTGCACTCCATCGGATTGCCTATCTGCTCTACCGGTTTAAGAGCAGGTTAACATCTAAAAATATTGCCATTTTATCGCCAAACAAAGTATTCGGTGATTATATTTCCAGTGTTCTCCCGGAATTGGGTGAAGAACCTGTTTATGAAATAAGTTTTAAAGAGATTGCTGCTTCCATATTGCATGGAATTATTCAGTTTGAACCGGACAAAAACCCTTTAGATACAGAGGACCCCTGTGGGCAGACCGAGTCCGTTTTAAATCTACATTGGATTTTGTCTCCCTGATGGATGATTACCTTACCCATATGGCTGAAAACATCTTTACTCCTTGTGACTACAGTTTTGGAAGATTCTCTGTCACATCTAATTGGATAAAATCCCGCTTTGGTGCTTACCACCGATACCCTGTTAAGAGCCGCCTTCAGATGATTTGCGATGATATCCGCCAGCACTTTAAAACAGATAACTTCATGGACGAACCTCTGCCCAAATCCAGCGATGTCTTAAAAAGCCTGAATAAGATGCTGAAGTTTAAAAATACACTGGCACTTTATAAAGACTTTTACAAAAAATCAGGGATATCTGATAAATTTTTAATGCCCTCAGCCAAAACTCTGGAATGGTGTGATGTTTATCCATTTATGTATTTTCATGCCTCTTTCCATGGTCTGGAAGAAAATAAGGACATACACCACTTAATTGTTGATGAAATGCAGGATTATACCCCAGTGCAATATAAGGTAATCAATATCCTTTATACCTGTCAGAAAACAATTCTTGGTGACTTTGGGCAATTTATCAATCCAAACCATTTCAATACACTGAAAGATTTACGTCAGCTATATGAAGATGCGGAATATGTAGAATTAAATAAAAGTTATCGCTCAACATATGAAATCATAACATTTGCAGGGCGCATTCAAAATATTCCTTCATTGGAACCAACCCCACGACATGGAAAGATGCCCAAACTGATACTTTGCAGTACCAGAGAAGAAGAGCTTAACCAAATATGCAAGGTATTGGATGGATTTTATGAAAGTAAAAATACCACACTTGGAATTATTTTAAAAACAGATAATATAGCTGAAACCTATTATGATGCTCTGTCAAAAGATTATGATTTGCATTTAATTTCCTCGGACAGTTCATCTTTTGTAAACGGCATATCCGTGACTTCCATTCAAATGTCAAAAGGATTAGAGTTTGACCAGGTTATCATCCCACAGGTTAACTGTGAAACCTATTTCACCCAGTGGGACCGCAGTCTGCTTTACATTGCCTGTACTCGTGCCATGCATCAGCTGTCTTTAACCTATACAGGGGAGTTAACCCCACTGATTGATGCTGTCAACTGCTTTGATAGGATAAATTAAGCTTAAACTATACTTATCAATATTTTTTCTTGCATATCTGCAGCTTTACAAGTAATATATAAGCATTACACTCAAGTATCAGATAGAAGGAGAAAAAATGATAAATAAGTTTTTAGATGTTCTGATTGGAAGGCCTCTGGCTAATGAGAAAAGTAGCATAGAAAAGTATAATGTTCCTTTTGGCCTGGCAATTATGGCCAGTGATGCCATATCCTCTGTAGCTTACGGAGCCCAGGAAATACTTTTCGTACTTATTGTTCTTGGGGCATCTGCCTATCAGTGGCTGACATGGACTTCCTTTATGATAATAGGTCTGCTGGCCATATTGACCATTTCATATATACAGATTATCAATGCATACCCACAAGGAGGAGGAGCCTACAAAGTAGCAAAGGAAAATCTGGGTGCAAAGGCC carries:
- a CDS encoding HelD family protein, which produces MTDKNNTPKEMCIFPDEIEHLHRICVMLDEAIKQASDSVERLDNEYMDTKRYMVQYGGEIDPHEMFQNELALKQIDNRGVFACEVRSKLIKMQDSPYFARMDFQRTNMKTPDTIYIGRFSFSHEDELLISDWRSPVASMFYDFEVGPAGYTAPSGRIEGELQRKRQFKIKNGKMEYALESSINIQDDILQRELSSTSDEKMKSIITTIQREQNQVIRNDKSKTLLIQGVAGSGKTSIALHRIAYLLYRFKSRLTSKNIAILSPNKVFGDYISSVLPELGEEPVYEISFKEIAASILHGIIQFEPDKNPLDTEDPCGQTESVLNLHWILSP
- a CDS encoding ATP-binding domain-containing protein → MDDYLTHMAENIFTPCDYSFGRFSVTSNWIKSRFGAYHRYPVKSRLQMICDDIRQHFKTDNFMDEPLPKSSDVLKSLNKMLKFKNTLALYKDFYKKSGISDKFLMPSAKTLEWCDVYPFMYFHASFHGLEENKDIHHLIVDEMQDYTPVQYKVINILYTCQKTILGDFGQFINPNHFNTLKDLRQLYEDAEYVELNKSYRSTYEIITFAGRIQNIPSLEPTPRHGKMPKLILCSTREEELNQICKVLDGFYESKNTTLGIILKTDNIAETYYDALSKDYDLHLISSDSSSFVNGISVTSIQMSKGLEFDQVIIPQVNCETYFTQWDRSLLYIACTRAMHQLSLTYTGELTPLIDAVNCFDRIN